In Syntrophorhabdales bacterium, the genomic stretch GTACTATATAGAACTAACGATTGTCAAGAAAGTCGCCCGGCGAGAACGATACCCTGGTAGACTCCTTGTTGTCGTTAGGTGTGGTAGCGGGTTTCTGACGGCAGCGTTTGCTTACTTCAGGATGATCTTGCCTTTCGGTTCCGATATGAAACGGCCGATCACCCAGTGGGAGACGCCAAGGGCTGCTGCGCTCTTCTCGAACAGCGAAAGATCGTCAGGATGTATCGCCATCAGGAGCCCTCCTGACGTCTGCGGATCGAAAATCAGATCGTAGAAGAACCCCTGCGGCTCACCCACCACGCATGTGCCGTAAAAGTCACGGTTTCTGTAGAGGCCGCCCGGCATGAAGCCGGCCTTTGCCAATCCTTTCGCCTCGTCAAAATAGGGAAGCTTCTGAAGAAACAGCTCCACGCCGATCTGTTCCTTGATCATCTCAGACAGATGACCCGCCAGTCCGAAGCCCGTCACATCAGTTGCCGCGTGGGTCCGCACTGCCCGCATGGCCTCCGCGGCCTTCGCGTTGAGGCCCGCCATGACTTCGGTGACGCGCTTTATCGAAGCCGGGTTGAGTGCATCCCCCTTCAGCCCTGTATTGAGAATGCCTGTACCCAGAGGCTTCGTGACAATCAGAAGGTCCTCGGGTAGAGCCCCTTCGTTCCTCATGATTCTATCCGGATGCACAATCCCCGTGACCGAGAGGCCGTATTTTATCTCCGGATCATCGACACTATGGCCTCCGAGAAGGCTCACGCCTGCTTCTGCGATTTTATCAATGCCGCCTCGTATGATCTCTTTCAATACGTCTATGCCGTGCTGCTTGGGAGAAAAACAGACCAGGTTCAGGGCAGTCTTGGGGATCGCGCCCATGGCATATATGTCGCTCAAAGCGTTTGCAGCTGCTATCTGGCCGAAGGAATAGGGATCATCAACAACAGGCGTGAAAAAATCAACCGTCTGCACTATCGCAATGTCGTCCGTAAGCTTATAGACGCCCGCGTCTTCAAAGCCTTCGATGCCCACGATTACATTGTTGTCAGCGGGGATCTTTACCCCGCACAGAATATCAGCTAGGTCCGCCGGACCTATCTTCGCCGCTCAGCCGGCGGCTTTCACGCATTTTGTCAGGCCCTTGTCCATACGTCACCTTTCAATAGATCAATTTTACGGCGAATGGGGTTTTTAATTGTACAATCGCGCGCCTCTTATGTAAAATGAAAAATTCAGCAACGTCAACAACTCGTTTCGGGTTACGAGTTGCAAGTTACAGGTTAAGAAAGGACAAAGATGATGGATCATATTACTCTGGGGAAAC encodes the following:
- the selD gene encoding selenide, water dikinase SelD, which translates into the protein MGPADLADILCGVKIPADNNVIVGIEGFEDAGVYKLTDDIAIVQTVDFFTPVVDDPYSFGQIAAANALSDIYAMGAIPKTALNLVCFSPKQHGIDVLKEIIRGGIDKIAEAGVSLLGGHSVDDPEIKYGLSVTGIVHPDRIMRNEGALPEDLLIVTKPLGTGILNTGLKGDALNPASIKRVTEVMAGLNAKAAEAMRAVRTHAATDVTGFGLAGHLSEMIKEQIGVELFLQKLPYFDEAKGLAKAGFMPGGLYRNRDFYGTCVVGEPQGFFYDLIFDPQTSGGLLMAIHPDDLSLFEKSAAALGVSHWVIGRFISEPKGKIILK